The following are encoded together in the Malaya genurostris strain Urasoe2022 chromosome 3, Malgen_1.1, whole genome shotgun sequence genome:
- the LOC131434099 gene encoding uncharacterized protein LOC131434099, whose amino-acid sequence MPETELNDCPVCGKSNSLDDMVLCSGCANWYHFGCVGVDGNVRKIRKWKCGVCRKTTHPIPPKPSIPVTEIVSSGIVMPPGTVVMTAAPTTVEGSGIISLPASNEDAGTIISPTMMEIATELMIAAGFASPVSVTATGAAVEISPVSSCSGQLSNAFGDRLRWLQQQRAVLEKEMYEQHKLELERKRCVLEKAFLKAENKIVADEETEMRSMTTSVRQSGIGRVEDWMKRVDVGFSNLSFTHPNVTSVVMSSAMPTYNRNSTPTTTAVLNGMFELMQPNSNVEATGFQISGSSSTSFPAAACAVPLQPKNQQTYTSAAALFSGMAIDHYQQQGAIPNIFGMNLDSNVLSSATVSAQPTSAFLGCSTVPAMTQPLMFPGVTAGTADVTWTTSTMPSSTSCFPGISLGSKVMPSVTFPTIPAYSTAVYPGRSVVPQPLIFPATTSGVAWTNPTMPLPTPGFQTTNVSQQPSYNGRSVLTGGLTQQQMLARQVMPKELPIFRGDPESWPLFYSSFVNSTSECGYSDAENLARLQRALQGKAHEAVKGRLLLPACVSQVMSTLYLLFGRPELIIHTLLNKVRDVPAPKADRLETLIAFGVAVQNLCDHLEAAGQMAHMCNPVLLQELVEKIPAQLRLDWALFKRQFPAVDLRTFSAYMSNLVFAASDVTVMAEAKSARPGRAEKSREKIYLNAHSEDGLTQRDESSKPVSPTAILCLVCKNPNHRVKECPVYTKMDPDCRWKVAQDNHLCRTCLGKHGRRPCKSQAQCKVDGCLQRHHSLLHAVFHKRDLPTKVVDKAKATDPSKDRVNAHHNLKQSVIFKIMPVRLSWKGKSVETFAFLDEGSSLTLMEQSIAKQLGIDDSEELPLCLSWTGNVTRREPKSQRVCVEVRGVDSNQQYQLTDTRTVASLNLPKQTLLYNELTRQYTHLQGLPIRSYKCVSPGILIGFNNAGLISALKVKEGKLGDPVAAKTRLGWTIFGTATEGNDSDNFSFHICECSRDHELHELVKQYFSVESVGVSVDVGPESDEDKRARDILEKTTRRVGDRYETGLLWKYDHIEFPESLGMAKRRLECFEKRMRADLVLKESVQRQIKEYLENGYIHRATAEELSPSEPGRVWYLPLGAVRNPKKPGKIRLVWDAAAMVRGISFNSMLLKGPDLLTPLLTVFFGFREQKIAICGDIKHMFHQFRIQSRDAQSQRFLYRANPSLPVQVYIMDAGTFGSTCSPSQAQYIKNRNAKEHQKTFPRAADAIVSKHYVDDYLDSFDSEEEAIEVAREVAEVHSKGGFLIRNWLSSSPAVLRRIGGPDDKAAKAINVNRETETERVLGMCWRPREDQFTFALEMSLWSVRPTKRNILKTVMSVFDLPGLLSHFLVHGRIIVQETWRIRIGWDEEIVGDIYNASEDAYAAVAYLRAEIEGRFYCALVMSKAKVAPLKALSIPRLELQGALLGARLSKVTSKSHNLPIVRRVLWTDADVVLSWIGSDHRRYRQFVACRVGEILAMTNIEDWRWVPSKYNIADEATKWGKGPCFSPGSRWFRGPEFLYESESEWPKKRARDLKETTEELRPCMVLREYVMEELIDFTRFSKWERLLRAVAYVRRFVTNCRHRVERQQMLHLTQDELMESETNLWRMMQAAMYPDEVAGVLRVNGRIGAAPYVTYDFKFPIILPRYHRGTALLLDWYHRKYLHVNRETVVNEVRQRFHVSNLRTVVRKMAKECQTCRIKNTFPTMPKMAPLPEARLTLFVRPFTYVGLDYFGSLQIKVGRSVAKRWVALFTCLTVRAVHLEVAHSLSTEACKMAIRRFVARRGAPLEIYSDNGTNFQGASRDLLDEIRNMEQELADTFTDAHTNWIFNPPSAPHFGGVWERLVRSVKVALGSLTTLRNPDDETLLTILAEAESIVNSRPLTYLPLESAVQEALTPNHFLLLSSNGVVRGPKPLKEAEKVYRNNWDHTRQFVDHFWRRWIAEYMPTIAKRTKWHRETKAPVVGDLVVVLNEKQRNGWIRGRIVSLVKGKE is encoded by the exons ATGCCAGAAACCGAGTTAAATGACTGCCCTGTGTGCGGTAAATCCAACAGCCTCGATGATATGGTGCTGTGCTCAGGATGTGCGAATTGGTATCACTTTGGCTGTGTGGGTGTTGATGGAAACGTCCGGAAGATTCGGAAATGGAAATGTGGTGTTTGTCGGAAAACGACACACCCGATTCCTCCCAAACCGTCAATACCAGTTACGGAAATCGTGAGTTCTGGAATAGTTATGCCACCAGGTACGGTAGTGATGACCGCTGCTCCGACGACTGTGGAGGGAAGCGGAATAATTTCTCTACCTGCATCAAATGAGGATGCCGGAACAATAATATCCCCTACAATGATGGAGATAGCAACGGAACTCATGATTGCAGCAGGATTTGCTTCTCCTGTCTCGGTTACCGCGACTGGTGCAGCGGTAGAAATCAGTCCAGTCAGTTCGTGTTCAGGGCAATTGTCCAATGCATTTGGGGATAGGCTTCGCTGGCTTCAGCAGCAACGTGCCGTATTAGAAAAGGAGATGTACGAGCAACATAAACTGGAGCTGGAGCGGAAGAGGTGTGTGTTGGAGAAAGCGTTTTTGAAAGCTGAAAACAAAATAGTGGCAGACGAGGAAACAGAGATGCGGTCAATGACGACAAGCGTTCGTCAGTCAGGTATCGGGAGAGTTGAAGATTGGATGAAACGGGTTGATGTTGGATTCTCTAACCTGTCGTTCACACACCCAAATGTGACGTCAGTGGTTATGTCATCAGCAATGCCCACATACAATCGTAATTCAACACCAACAACCACAGCTGTACTGAATGGAATGTTCGAGCTGATGCAACCGAACTCGAACGTTGAAGCAACCGGTTTTCAAATAAGCGGATCATCATCAACGAGTTTCCCGGCAGCCGCGTGCGCCGTTCCACTCCAGCCGAAGAATCAACAAACTTACACATCGGCAGCAGCATTGTTTTCAGGGATGGCAATAGACCACTATCAGCAGCAAGGTGCAATTCCGAATATTTTCGGAATGAATTTGGATTCCAACGTGTTATCCTCGGCAACGGTCTCGGCTCAGCCGACGTCGGCATTTCTTGGATGCAGCACAGTTCCAGCAATGACACAGCCATTGATGTTTCCTGGAGTTACGGCTGGTACGGCTGATGTGACATGGACTACTTCAACGATGCCATCGTCCACGTCATGTTTTCCGGGCATAAGTTTAGGAAGCAAGGTGATGCCATCGGTAACGTTCCCTACCATACCGGCCTATTCGACAGCGGTATATCCGGGACGTAGTGTAGTTCCACAGCCGTTGATATTCCCAGCTACTACGTCTGGTGTGGCATGGACAAACCCAACGATGCCATTGCCGACACCGGGTTTTCAGACAACAAACGTGAGTCAGCAGCCGTCTTACAACGGTCGTTCGGTTCTGACTGGTGGACTCACCCAGCAGCAGATGCTGGCGCGGCAGGTAATGCCGAAGGAGCTGCCTATATTCAGAGGCGACCCGGAAAGTTGGCCTCTTTTCTACAGTTCCTTTGTCAATAGTACGTCGGAGTGTGGATATTCGGACGCCGAAAACCTAGCGAGACTGCAACGAGCGCTACAGGGTAAGGCACACGAAGCAGTGAAGGGTCGATTACTTCTCCCGGCATGCGTCTCTCAGGTTATGTCCACCCTTTATCTCCTCTTTGGGCGTCCGGAACTTATTATTCACACATTGCTGAATAAAGTTCGAGATGTACCGGCGCCGAAAGCCGACCGTTTGGAGACACTCATCGCATTCGGGGTGGCAGTGCAGAATCTCTGTGACCACCTGGAAGCTGCCGGGCAAATGGCACACATGTGCAATCCAGTTTTGCTTCAAGAGTTGGTGGAGAAGATCCCAGCTCAACTACGGCTAGACTGGGCATTGTTCAAGCGACAGTTCCCAGCCGTAGATCTCCGTACGTTCTCGGCGTACATGTCCAACCTCGTCTTCGCCGCTTCAGACGTAACTGTGATGGCTGAAGCAAAGTCGGCTCGACCTGGCAGAGCTGAGAAATCTAGGGAGAAGATCTATCTCAATGCACATTCCGAGGATGGCCTGACTCAACGGGATGAAAGTAGCAAACCGGTATCGCCGACGGCAATATTGTGTTTGGTGTGTAAAAATCCAAATCACAGGGTGAAGGAATGTCCTGTTTATACGAAGATGGATCCGGACTGCCGTTGGAAAGTCGCGCAAGATAACCATCTTTGTCGGACGTGCTTGGGTAAACATGGCAGAAGACCATGTAAATCGCAGGCTCAATGCAAAGTGGATGGCTGCTTACAACGTCACCATTCCCTCTTACATGCAGTATTCCACAAGCGGGACCTACCAACTAAGGTAGTCGACAAGGCAAAAGCGACAGATCCATCAAAGGATCGTGTGAACGCGCATCACAACTTGAAGCAGTCGGTGATATTTAAGATCATGCCGGTCCGGTTGTCGTGGAAGGGAAAGTCGGTGGAAACCTTTGCGTTCTTGGACGAGGGGTCATCTCTGACGTTGATGGAGCAGTCGATCGCGAAGCAACTCGGTATAGATGATAGTGAAGAGCTTCCACTGTGCCTAAGCTGGACCGGAAACGTCACACGACGAGAGCCGAAATCCCAACGAGTTTGTGTCGAAGTTCGTGGCGTTGACTCTAACCAACAGTACCAGTTGACCGATACACGCACGGTGGCGAGTCTGAACCTACCGAAGCAAACACTGCTGTACAATGAACTAACGCGGCAGTATACTCATCTGCAAGGCCTCCCGATTCGTAGCTACAAATGTGTTTCACCGGGAATACTCATCGGGTTCAATAACGCTGGTCTAATTTCAGCTTTAAAGGTAAAGGAGGGTAAGCTAGGCGATCCAGTTGCTGCTAAGACAAGGTTAGGTTGGACGATTTTTGGAACGGCAACCGAAGGCAACGATTCAGACAACTTCAGCTTCCACATTTGTGAGTGCTCTCGAGATCACGAGCTTCACGAACTGGTGAAACAATACTTCAGTGTGGAGAGTGTCGGAGTTTCAGTCGATGTCGGGCCCGAGTCGGATGAAGACAAACGCGCACGAGACATCCTCGAGAAGACAACAAGGCGCGTAGGCGATCGGTACGAGACGGGCCTATTGTGGAAGTATGACCACATTGAATTCCCAGAAAGCCTGGGAATGGCTAAGCGACGCCTGGAATGCTTCGAAAAACGGATGCGAGCGGACCTGGTTCTAAAAGAGAGTGTGCAGCGGCAAATTAAAGAATACCTGGAAAACGGCTATATTCATCGTGCGACAGCGGAAGAGCTGAGTCCGTCGGAACCCGGACGAGTCTGGTATTTACCGCTGGGAGCTGTTCGAAATCCAAAGAAACCAGGAAAAATCCGACTCGTGTGGGACGCTGCTGCGATGGTGAGAGGAATCTCGTTCAATAGCATGCTACTGAAAGGCCCCGATCTGCTTACACCTCTACTGACGGTTTTCTTCGGGTTTCGAGAGCAAAAGATAGCGATATGTGGTGACATAAAACATATGTTTCACCAATTCCGCATTCAGTCCAGGGATGCTCAAAGTCAACGATTCCTCTATCGTGCGAACCCATCTCTTCCTGTGCAGGTGTACATCATGGATGCAGGAACCTTCGGTTCGACCTGTTCACCGAGTCAGGCACAATACATAAAGAACCGCAACGCTAAGGAACACCAGAAGACCTTTCCCAGGGCAGCCGATGCGATCGTGTCCAAACACTATGTCGACGACTACTTGGACAGTTTCGACAGCGAAGAAGAGGCCATAGAGGTAGCCAGAGAGGTAGcagaagttcattccaaaggaGGATTTCTAATCAGAAACTGGCTATCTAGCTCACCAGCAGTCCTTCGACGGATCGGGGGTCCGGATGACAAAGCGGCAAAGGCTATCAACGTGAACAGAGAGACCGAAACCGAGCGTGTGCTGGGGATGTGTTGGCGGCCGCGCGAGGATCAGTTTACGTTTGCTTTGGAAATGAGCTTGTGGAGCGTACGGCCGACAAAACGGAACATACTGAAAACCGTGATGAGCGTGTTCGATCTTCCAGGCCTACTTTCTCATTTTCTGGTACACGGTAGGATAATTGTGCAAGAAACCTGGCGCATTCGAATCGGCTGGGACGAAGAGATCGTTGGTGATATTTACA ATGCAAGTGAGGATGCATACGCAGCTGTCGCCTATCTTCGAGCAGAGATAGAAGGAAGGTTCTACTGCGCATTGGTGATGTCTAAAGCAAAGGTGGCTCCACTGAAGGCACTGTCAATACCTCGATTGGAGTTGCAGGGTGCGCTGTTGGGTGCTAGACTGAGTAAGGTGACTAGCAAGTCACACAATTTGCCCATTGTTCGACGAGTGCTATGGACCGATGCAGACGTCGTTCTCAGTTGGATCGGATCAGACCATCGGCGCTATCGACAGTTTGTTGCGTGCAGAGTGGGGGAAATCTTGGCGATGACCAACATCGAAGATTGGAGATGGGTCCCATCAAAGTACAATATAGCGGATGAAGCAACCAAGTGGGGGAAAGGTCCTTGCTTTAGTCCCGGTTCAAGATGGTTCCGTGGTCCTGAATTTTTATACGAATCGGAATCGGAGTGGCCGAAGAAACGCGCACGGGACCTGAAGGAAACAACAGAAGAATTACGTCCCTGTATGGTTCTTCGAGAGTACGTTATGGAAGAACTCATCGATTTCACAAGGTTCTCCAAATGGGAACGCTTGTTGAGAGCAGTCGCATATGTTCGTCGTTTCGTAACGAATTGCCGTCACCGTGTGGAAAGGCAACAGATGCTGCACTTGACACAAGATGAGTTGATGGAGTCGGAAACGAACCTTTGGCGTATGATGCAGGCGGCAATGTATCCGGACGAGGTTGCA GGAGTGCTACGCGTAAACGGCCGCATCGGAGCGGCACCTTATGTAACGTACGATTTTAAGTTTCCAATCATCCTCCCCCGGTACCACCGTGGTACCGCCCTTCTCCTGGACTGGTATCATCGAAAATACCTTCACGTTAATCGCGAAACGGTTGTGAACGAGGTACGGCAGCGATTCCACGTGTCGAACCTACGAACGGTAGTGCGAAAGATGGCCAAAGAGTGCCAGACCTGTAGGATCAAGAATACATTTCCAACAATGCCGAAGATGGCTCCGTTACCGGAGGCAAGGCTGACTTTATTTGTTCGTCCGTTCACATACGTCGGGCTTGACTATTTCGGGTCATTGCAGATCAAAGTCGGCCGCAGTGTAGCGAAGCGATGGGTAgccttgtttacttgtttgacgGTTAGAGCTGTGCATCTGGAGGTCGCCCACTCACTATCGACGGAAGCTTGCAAAATGGCGATTCGTCGGTTTGTCGCGAGACGAGGAGCACCTCTTGAAATATACTCGGACAATGGCACGAATTTTCAAGGTGCTAGTCGTGATCTGTTAGACGAGATCAGGAATATGGAACAGGAACTAGCTGATACCTTCACGGATGCGCACACGAATTGGATCTTCAACCCACCGTCAGCTCCGCATTTCGGCGGGGTTTGGGagcgtctcgtacgttcagttaAAGTGGCATTAGGATCGCTAACCACATTGCGGAACCCGGATGACGAAACCCTGCTCACCATTTTGGCCGAAGCGGAGTCCATCGTCAACTCGAGACCTTTGACGTACTTGCCGCTCGAGTCTGCCGTTCAGGAAGCCCTCACTCCTAACCACTTCCTACTCCTGAGCTCAAATGGTGTTGTACGAGGTCCAAAACCACTGAAGGAGGCCGAGAAGGTATATCGTAACAATTGGGATCACACAAGGCAGTTCGTCGATCACTTCTGGAGACGTTGGATAGCCGAGTACATGCCAACGATCGCGAAACGTACGAAATGGCATCGAGAAACAAAGGCACCAGTTGTAGGAGACCTGGTGGTTGTACTTAACGAGAAGCAACGTAATGGGTGGATTAGAGGACGTATCGTCTCGTTAGTGAAAGGGAAGGAGTGA